From one Agathobaculum sp. NTUH-O15-33 genomic stretch:
- a CDS encoding cation:proton antiporter, whose translation MLTSIALIFLVGMSLGWLFSRLRLPSLLGMLITGIILGPYVLNLLDGSILGISADLRQVALIIILTRAGLSLDLNDLKKVGRPAVLMCFVPACFEMVGMVTIAPRLLGISVLDAAIMGAVVAAVSPAVIVPKMLKLMEGGYGTGRSIPQMILAGASVDDVFVIVMFAAFTGLAQGGTISPVTFVQIPISIVTGIVGGLALGLAFAAFYRRVHVRDSTKVVVLLSISFLLVALENALKGTVPFSGLLAVMSCGIAVNRRRPEVAGRLSAKYSKLWVAAEVLLFVLVGATVDIQYAASAGLAAVLVIFGALVFRMIGVFVCLLKTPLSMKERLFCMIAYTPKATVQAAIGSLPLTMGLACGQIVLTVAVLAILITAPLGAFGVDMTYRRLLSEEAR comes from the coding sequence ATGTTAACCAGTATTGCGCTGATTTTTCTAGTTGGGATGAGCCTTGGGTGGCTCTTCAGCAGGCTGCGGCTGCCCAGCCTGCTTGGCATGCTGATCACGGGCATTATACTCGGACCCTATGTGCTGAACCTGCTGGACGGTTCTATTTTAGGCATTTCGGCCGATCTGCGGCAGGTGGCGCTGATCATCATTTTAACGCGGGCCGGGCTGTCGCTCGACCTGAACGATCTGAAAAAGGTGGGGCGGCCCGCCGTACTGATGTGTTTTGTCCCCGCCTGCTTTGAAATGGTGGGCATGGTGACGATCGCACCCCGGCTGCTGGGCATTTCCGTATTGGACGCGGCCATTATGGGCGCGGTGGTTGCGGCGGTATCCCCCGCGGTGATCGTGCCTAAAATGTTGAAGCTGATGGAGGGCGGCTACGGTACCGGGCGCAGCATTCCGCAAATGATCCTTGCCGGGGCTTCGGTGGACGATGTGTTCGTCATCGTCATGTTCGCCGCCTTTACCGGGCTGGCGCAGGGCGGGACGATTTCGCCCGTCACCTTTGTGCAGATACCCATTTCGATCGTTACGGGCATCGTGGGCGGCCTTGCGCTTGGGCTGGCATTCGCGGCATTCTACCGGCGCGTCCATGTGCGGGATTCCACCAAGGTGGTGGTGCTGCTCAGCATTTCGTTTTTGCTGGTGGCGCTGGAAAACGCGCTGAAGGGTACGGTCCCCTTTTCCGGCCTGCTCGCGGTTATGAGCTGCGGCATCGCGGTGAACCGCCGCCGCCCCGAGGTCGCGGGGCGGCTCTCGGCCAAGTACTCCAAGCTTTGGGTAGCCGCCGAGGTGCTTTTATTCGTGCTGGTCGGCGCCACGGTCGATATCCAGTACGCCGCCTCCGCCGGGCTGGCGGCGGTTCTTGTGATCTTCGGCGCGCTGGTGTTCCGCATGATCGGCGTTTTTGTATGCTTGCTGAAAACCCCGCTGTCCATGAAGGAACGCCTGTTCTGCATGATCGCCTACACGCCCAAGGCGACCGTGCAGGCGGCCATTGGCTCGCTTCCGCTGACGATGGGGCTTGCTTGCGGCCAGATCGTGCTGACGGTGGCCGTGCTCGCCATTTTGATCACCGCCCCGCTCGGCGCGTTTGGCGTGGATATGACCTACCGCCGGCTGCTGTCCGAGGAGGCTCGCTAA
- a CDS encoding response regulator transcription factor — MDGKILLVDDEKDIADLIEEVLRQDGFRQIERAYTGRDALRVCRAFQPDAVLLDIMLPDMDGLEVCRQIRTFSYCSILFVSSKNDDIDKILGLSCGGDDYIVKPFSPREVAFRVKAQLRRQQYQTGARPGQAALTVGSLSLDRDGGRAFKAGQELALTGREFLLLSYLMENAGKIISKERLYEQVWGEYSSVCDNTIMVHIRHLREKIEDIPSRPQLLTTVKGLGYRLRKEGT; from the coding sequence ATGGACGGCAAAATTTTATTGGTGGACGATGAAAAGGATATCGCGGACCTGATCGAAGAGGTGCTGCGGCAGGACGGCTTTCGGCAGATCGAGCGGGCCTATACCGGGCGGGACGCCCTGCGCGTCTGCCGCGCGTTTCAGCCCGACGCCGTGCTGCTCGACATCATGCTGCCGGATATGGACGGGCTTGAGGTATGCCGGCAAATTCGGACGTTTTCCTATTGCTCCATCCTGTTCGTATCCTCTAAAAACGACGATATCGATAAAATACTCGGCCTTTCCTGCGGCGGCGACGATTATATCGTCAAGCCGTTCAGCCCGCGCGAGGTCGCGTTCCGCGTCAAGGCGCAGCTGCGCCGCCAGCAGTATCAAACCGGCGCGCGACCGGGTCAGGCGGCTTTGACGGTGGGGTCGCTTTCGCTCGACCGGGACGGCGGCCGGGCCTTTAAAGCGGGCCAAGAGCTTGCGCTGACCGGGCGGGAATTTCTGCTTCTGTCCTATTTGATGGAAAACGCGGGCAAGATCATCAGCAAGGAACGGCTATATGAGCAGGTCTGGGGCGAGTACAGCAGCGTTTGCGACAACACTATCATGGTTCACATCCGGCATCTGCGTGAAAAGATCGAGGATATCCCCTCCCGTCCCCAGCTTTTGACCACCGTCAAGGGACTGGGCTACCGACTTCGGAAGGAGGGGACTTAA
- a CDS encoding sensor histidine kinase: MQRAGYRTTLHIYLIFLFSLLGTILAAAVLFFLLITVHGPDDAAMRTDRPQALTEEFQQQLLFIDGQPRVSQAGVELLRDYRIGLQVLDRTGREVLCYRKPESAPAAYSDAALLQLFQTGRLTEDDSTAFVGTASHEGTEYTYLLYFPLSIAKVTMYLSGARFTGGKALLLALAAVLFCAVLLSGAVYGFWTAGTIKRLTASVQEIAFRRYLAQPPTGAFRELTESLNALDAEIRASDRARAQTERTREEWIANITHDLKTPLSPIKGYAELMREDRATPEQIRRYAAVTLKNAAYMEALIDDLKLTYQLQNDMLSVDRQEQDIVRFLKELAIDILNDPAYEGRVIRFSSDAERLMVPFDQTLLTRAFRNLIINAFVHGTADTEVELHVAASRITVADNGPGMNEAETERLFDRYYRGADTGQKPEGTGLGLAISKSIIELHGGVLAVSSVPGAGTIFQIDFPLVKVN; this comes from the coding sequence ATGCAGCGCGCCGGTTACCGCACCACGCTCCATATTTATTTGATCTTTCTCTTTTCGCTGCTCGGCACAATCCTTGCCGCCGCCGTTTTGTTTTTTCTGCTGATCACCGTGCACGGGCCGGACGACGCCGCCATGCGAACCGACCGACCGCAAGCCCTGACCGAGGAATTTCAGCAGCAGCTTCTTTTTATCGACGGACAGCCGCGGGTCAGTCAGGCGGGCGTCGAGCTGCTGCGGGATTACCGTATCGGCCTGCAAGTGCTCGACCGCACCGGCCGCGAGGTGCTTTGCTACCGAAAGCCCGAGAGCGCCCCGGCCGCCTATTCCGACGCGGCGCTGTTGCAGCTTTTCCAAACGGGACGGCTAACGGAGGACGACAGCACCGCTTTTGTGGGCACGGCCTCGCACGAGGGGACGGAATACACCTATTTGCTTTACTTTCCCCTATCCATCGCCAAGGTCACCATGTATTTGAGCGGAGCGCGGTTCACGGGCGGCAAGGCGCTGCTGCTCGCCCTTGCCGCCGTGCTGTTTTGCGCCGTGCTGCTTTCGGGCGCGGTATATGGTTTTTGGACGGCCGGAACGATCAAGCGGCTCACCGCCTCGGTGCAGGAGATCGCGTTCCGCCGCTACCTTGCCCAGCCGCCTACCGGCGCGTTTCGCGAGTTGACCGAAAGCCTGAACGCGCTGGATGCGGAAATTCGCGCGAGCGACCGGGCGCGGGCGCAAACGGAACGAACGCGCGAGGAATGGATTGCAAACATCACCCACGATCTTAAAACGCCGCTTTCGCCCATCAAGGGCTATGCGGAGCTTATGCGGGAGGACCGCGCCACGCCGGAGCAAATCAGGCGGTATGCGGCCGTTACGCTGAAAAACGCCGCGTATATGGAAGCCCTGATCGACGATCTGAAGCTGACCTATCAGCTTCAAAACGACATGCTGTCCGTAGACCGGCAAGAGCAGGATATCGTTCGCTTTCTAAAGGAGTTGGCGATCGATATTCTGAACGACCCGGCTTATGAGGGCCGCGTGATCCGCTTTTCCAGCGACGCGGAGCGTCTTATGGTGCCGTTCGATCAAACGCTTCTGACCAGAGCGTTCCGCAACCTGATCATCAACGCCTTTGTGCACGGAACGGCCGACACCGAGGTAGAACTGCACGTCGCCGCCTCACGCATCACGGTGGCCGACAATGGGCCGGGCATGAACGAGGCCGAAACAGAACGACTGTTCGACCGGTATTACCGGGGCGCGGACACCGGCCAAAAGCCCGAGGGCACGGGGCTGGGGCTTGCGATCTCCAAAAGCATCATCGAGCTGCATGGCGGCGTCCTTGCGGTTTCCAGCGTTCCCGGTGCGGGCACCATTTTTCAGATCGATTTTCCCCTCGTTAAGGTTAATTAA
- a CDS encoding ABC transporter permease: MKILFHYLLMNVKERKARTAVMLLSILLSATLLFVSLSVGASYESAQKKMARGMAGSTTLSVTAGTGWIDPAALPSLPETGANVGMLKGAALYHEEGYYESIDLVAADLTKLEQINPPRLVNGGALSDFSGGRIVLPDRFTEKYGIKQGDTVALQIGGRSMRFSVAAIAAYDTVFLRHTRGATALLPRSTLAGILGAGEEYSEILLAPAKGVTTGELKQALSAALPEGYSIAEVVNETQIAADARQKSMPFFLISFFSLTMSVFIIYSSYKVITLDRLPVIGTFRSIGATQKAVTRLLLAESALYGGIGGLLALPVGLVALRLLLRGMGRSLAQGIAIPIVLTPYSVLLPLAVALGVSLLSALLPVRRASRLPIKAVVLGTVEQKPPGRRLAFGCGAALLALSLFLPRAAPNRLLYPAGGLSLLGLIAAAILLIPLLMNLLSALLQQPLGLLFGNEGRLAARNLRDDPNAAQNITLLFISLSAVIAITVVGNFVTDYVSDVFRGAALQGFADGQMDQAFVDQVKDMEGIETVLPLSVWNDGVRANGVPLSRLEATDDVDSYSGMLALHYKEPDGKAQAVSAFAAGRAVLLSESFMERLGVAVGDTLTLSVQTNRQSYRVADSFRSRATDVEAIIPSACANADFGDIGYGFLAYTAADPDAIMVQLRSLFGDTENWSRTVAEFNADAQNTVGTFLRPMHGMTYLILLLAAVGVVNNLLIGFLQKRRAVAMYRAVGLSLRQNVKMTLIEGLCTGLTGALLAILVSYLEIQTIFLVAGPKITAAPTLDALTFLSAGALGVAITLAGSAVPIRKARRMALAQQIRFE; the protein is encoded by the coding sequence ATGAAAATTTTATTTCATTATTTGCTTATGAACGTGAAGGAACGAAAAGCGCGAACGGCGGTGATGCTGCTCTCCATTCTGCTTTCCGCGACGCTTCTGTTCGTATCCCTGTCCGTAGGCGCGTCCTATGAAAGCGCGCAGAAAAAAATGGCGCGGGGCATGGCGGGCAGCACCACCCTATCCGTGACCGCCGGGACGGGCTGGATCGATCCCGCCGCCCTGCCTTCCCTGCCCGAGACCGGCGCTAACGTCGGCATGCTCAAGGGCGCGGCGCTTTACCACGAAGAGGGCTATTATGAATCAATCGATCTGGTCGCGGCCGATCTGACAAAGCTGGAACAGATCAATCCGCCGCGCCTTGTGAACGGCGGCGCCCTTTCGGACTTTTCCGGCGGCCGGATCGTGCTGCCCGACCGGTTCACCGAGAAATACGGCATCAAACAGGGCGATACGGTCGCCCTGCAAATCGGCGGCCGGTCCATGCGTTTTTCCGTCGCCGCGATCGCCGCGTATGATACTGTTTTTCTGCGGCACACCCGGGGCGCGACCGCCCTGCTGCCCCGTTCCACGTTGGCCGGTATCCTTGGCGCGGGCGAGGAATACAGCGAAATCCTGCTCGCGCCCGCCAAGGGCGTGACCACCGGCGAGCTAAAGCAAGCGCTGTCAGCCGCGCTGCCGGAGGGATATTCCATTGCCGAGGTCGTCAACGAAACGCAGATTGCAGCCGACGCGCGGCAAAAATCCATGCCCTTTTTCCTGATCAGCTTTTTTTCGCTGACCATGAGCGTGTTCATCATTTACAGCAGCTACAAGGTCATTACGCTCGACCGTTTGCCCGTGATCGGCACGTTTCGCAGCATCGGCGCGACGCAGAAGGCGGTCACCCGCCTTCTGCTGGCCGAAAGCGCGCTTTACGGCGGCATCGGCGGCTTGCTCGCGCTGCCGGTTGGTCTTGTGGCGCTGCGGCTTCTTTTGCGGGGCATGGGCCGGTCGCTGGCGCAGGGTATTGCCATACCGATCGTACTAACGCCGTACAGCGTGCTGCTGCCCCTTGCCGTGGCGCTCGGCGTATCGCTGCTCAGCGCGCTGCTGCCCGTGCGCAGGGCCAGCCGCCTGCCCATCAAGGCGGTCGTGCTGGGCACGGTGGAGCAAAAGCCGCCGGGCAGGCGTTTGGCTTTTGGCTGCGGCGCGGCGCTGCTTGCGCTTTCCCTTTTTCTGCCCCGCGCCGCGCCGAACCGTTTGCTTTACCCGGCGGGCGGCCTGTCGCTGCTGGGCCTGATCGCGGCCGCGATCTTGCTAATCCCGCTGCTGATGAACCTGCTTTCCGCACTTTTACAGCAGCCGCTGGGCCTTCTTTTCGGGAACGAAGGCCGGCTCGCCGCCCGCAACCTACGGGATGATCCGAACGCCGCGCAAAATATCACGCTGCTGTTTATCAGCCTTTCCGCTGTCATTGCGATCACGGTCGTCGGCAATTTTGTGACGGACTACGTCAGCGACGTGTTTCGCGGCGCGGCCTTGCAGGGCTTCGCGGACGGACAGATGGATCAGGCGTTCGTCGATCAGGTGAAGGACATGGAGGGCATCGAAACGGTGCTGCCCCTTTCCGTATGGAACGATGGGGTGCGGGCGAACGGCGTGCCTCTTTCCCGGCTGGAAGCAACCGACGATGTGGATTCATACAGCGGCATGCTGGCGCTGCATTACAAGGAACCGGACGGCAAGGCGCAAGCCGTGTCCGCGTTTGCCGCGGGCCGCGCCGTTTTGCTAAGCGAAAGCTTTATGGAGCGGCTGGGCGTCGCCGTTGGCGACACCCTTACGCTGTCCGTGCAAACGAATCGGCAGAGCTACCGGGTGGCCGATAGCTTTCGGTCGCGCGCGACCGATGTGGAAGCGATCATCCCCTCGGCCTGCGCGAACGCGGATTTCGGGGATATAGGCTATGGCTTCCTCGCCTACACCGCCGCCGACCCGGACGCGATCATGGTGCAGCTGCGCAGCCTGTTCGGCGATACCGAAAACTGGAGCCGCACGGTTGCGGAATTTAACGCGGACGCGCAAAACACGGTGGGTACATTTTTGCGGCCTATGCATGGCATGACCTATTTGATCCTGCTGCTTGCGGCGGTGGGCGTGGTGAACAATCTGCTGATCGGCTTTCTGCAAAAACGGCGCGCCGTCGCGATGTACCGGGCGGTTGGGCTTAGCCTGCGCCAAAATGTGAAAATGACGCTGATCGAAGGGCTTTGCACCGGCCTGACCGGCGCGCTGCTCGCCATTCTCGTATCTTATCTGGAAATACAAACGATCTTTCTTGTGGCGGGCCCCAAAATAACGGCCGCGCCGACGCTTGACGCTTTGACGTTTCTTTCCGCAGGCGCGCTGGGCGTTGCGATCACGCTGGCAGGCTCCGCCGTGCCCATCCGAAAGGCGCGGCGCATGGCGCTGGCGCAGCAGATTCGCTTTGAATAA
- a CDS encoding ABC transporter ATP-binding protein translates to MLTPFFVILEVVMEVVIPTVMALLIDRGIDAGNLNEIWKYGLILIACAMLALVFGALAGTYAARGSAGFARNLRHDMYYAVQDFSFSNIDRFSTSSIVTRLTTDVTNVQNSFQMITRIAVRCPIMLIFSLIMAFRINSEVAWVFLAVLPILAIGLGILMKIVSPVFTRVFQTYDRMNTVVQENLTGIRVVKSYVREEYETEKFKGVSGLLYREFSKAQKTMACAMPLMQFCMYACILLISWFGARLIVGGSMTTGELTSLFSYIMQILMSLMMVAMVFVMITMSRASAKRISEVLSEKSDLHDPEKPVTEVKTGDISFEHVSFSYKGDHSKFALRDVSLDIKAGQTIGILGGTGAAKSTLVQLIPRLYDVTEGSVKVGGVDVRAYHLDTLRSEVAMVLQKNVLFSGTIKENLRWGNENATDEELRRVCRLAQADDFISQMPDGYDTHIEQGGSNVSGGQKQRLCIARALLKKPKILILDDSTSAVDTKTDALIRRAFAEEIPDTTKIIIAQRVSSVQDADQIIIMDNGHIDAVGTHDSLLASNQIYQEVYRQQQKGGEE, encoded by the coding sequence CTGCTCACCCCGTTTTTCGTCATACTCGAGGTCGTGATGGAGGTGGTCATACCGACGGTGATGGCGCTCCTGATCGACCGCGGCATAGACGCGGGTAATTTAAATGAAATTTGGAAATACGGGCTGATCCTGATCGCGTGCGCCATGCTCGCGCTGGTGTTCGGCGCGCTCGCGGGCACCTATGCCGCGCGCGGCTCGGCCGGCTTTGCGCGCAACCTGCGGCACGATATGTATTACGCCGTGCAGGATTTTTCGTTTTCCAACATCGACCGCTTTTCGACCTCGTCGATCGTCACCCGTTTGACGACCGACGTGACCAACGTGCAAAACTCCTTTCAGATGATCACGCGCATCGCGGTGCGCTGCCCGATCATGCTGATCTTTTCGCTGATCATGGCGTTTCGCATCAACAGCGAGGTCGCTTGGGTGTTCCTTGCCGTGCTGCCGATTCTGGCGATCGGTCTGGGCATTCTGATGAAGATCGTCAGCCCGGTGTTCACCCGCGTATTCCAGACCTACGACCGCATGAACACCGTGGTGCAGGAAAACCTAACCGGTATCCGCGTGGTCAAAAGCTACGTGCGCGAGGAGTATGAGACCGAAAAATTCAAAGGCGTATCCGGCCTTTTGTACCGCGAATTTTCCAAGGCGCAAAAGACCATGGCCTGCGCCATGCCGCTGATGCAGTTTTGCATGTACGCCTGCATCCTGTTAATCTCGTGGTTCGGCGCGCGCCTGATCGTCGGCGGCAGCATGACGACCGGCGAGCTGACCAGCCTGTTCTCCTACATCATGCAGATTTTGATGAGCCTGATGATGGTGGCGATGGTGTTCGTCATGATCACGATGAGCCGCGCTTCGGCAAAGCGTATCAGCGAGGTGCTTTCCGAAAAGTCCGACCTGCACGACCCGGAAAAGCCGGTGACCGAGGTAAAGACCGGCGACATCTCCTTCGAGCATGTCAGCTTCAGCTACAAGGGCGACCACAGCAAGTTCGCCCTGCGCGACGTGAGCCTTGATATCAAGGCCGGGCAGACCATCGGCATCCTTGGCGGCACGGGCGCCGCCAAATCGACGCTGGTGCAGCTCATCCCCCGTCTGTACGATGTGACCGAGGGCTCGGTCAAGGTCGGCGGCGTCGATGTGCGCGCGTATCATCTGGATACCCTGCGCAGCGAGGTCGCGATGGTGCTGCAAAAGAATGTGCTGTTTTCCGGCACGATCAAGGAAAACCTGCGCTGGGGCAATGAAAACGCCACGGACGAAGAGCTGCGGCGCGTGTGCCGGCTCGCGCAGGCCGACGATTTCATCTCCCAGATGCCGGACGGCTACGACACCCATATCGAGCAGGGCGGCTCCAACGTATCGGGCGGCCAGAAGCAGCGCCTTTGCATCGCCCGCGCGCTGCTGAAAAAGCCCAAGATCCTCATTCTGGACGATTCGACCTCGGCGGTCGATACCAAGACCGACGCGCTGATCCGCCGCGCCTTTGCCGAGGAGATACCAGATACCACGAAGATCATCATCGCGCAGCGCGTTTCCTCGGTGCAGGACGCGGACCAGATCATAATTATGGATAACGGCCATATCGACGCGGTGGGCACGCACGACAGCCTGCTCGCATCCAACCAGATCTATCAGGAAGTATACCGCCAGCAGCAGAAGGGAGGCGAGGAATAA
- a CDS encoding ABC transporter ATP-binding protein: MPGPMMGGGRRGRMGGGKKAKSPKKTLSRLLAYIKRGYSAKFFVVLICIVLSALANVGGSMFLRVLIDDYITPLLAQANPVFSGLLRALGMMAGVYLVGILSTFLYNRLMVSISQGVLKTVRDQMFAHMQSLPIRYFDTNTHGDVMSHYTNDTDTLQQMLSQSVPQMFSSAITIIAVLAAMLITNVWLTLFVILGVFVMLRVTGKIGGNSAKFFLEQQKSLGKVNGYIEEMIGGQKVVKVFCREEKCKEQFDEINEELRLNATSANTFANILMPIMMNIGNLLYVLVAVVGGTLALAGVGGGITLGVIASFLQLTKTFTQPVSQISQQVNSIVMALAGAERIFDLMDEESEVDDGYVTLVNARINADGSLYETPEKTNVWAWKHPHDDGTVTYERVQGDVRFFDVDFGYTPDKIVLHDISLFAEPGQKVAFVGATGAGKTTITNLINRFYDLADGKIRYDGININKIKKADLRRSLGIVLQDTNLFTGTIRDNIRYGNLDANDQEIEAAAQLAGADDFIRRLPEGYDTEIGGDGGSLSQGQRQLLSIARAAVADPPVMILDEATSSIDTRTESIVQRGMDGLMYGRTVFVIAHRLSTVQNADVIMVLELGRIIERGNHDQLIAEHGKYYQLYTGAFELE; the protein is encoded by the coding sequence ATGCCGGGACCGATGATGGGAGGCGGCCGCCGCGGCCGCATGGGCGGCGGCAAAAAGGCCAAAAGCCCGAAAAAGACGCTTTCGCGTCTGCTCGCCTATATTAAAAGAGGTTACAGCGCAAAATTCTTCGTCGTTTTGATCTGCATCGTGCTGTCCGCGCTGGCAAACGTGGGCGGTTCCATGTTTCTGCGCGTGCTGATCGACGACTATATCACCCCGCTGCTCGCGCAGGCGAACCCGGTGTTTAGCGGGCTGCTCCGGGCGCTCGGCATGATGGCGGGCGTGTATCTCGTCGGCATTTTGTCAACCTTCCTTTACAACCGGCTGATGGTCTCGATCTCGCAGGGCGTTTTAAAGACCGTGCGCGACCAAATGTTTGCCCACATGCAATCGCTGCCCATCCGCTACTTTGATACCAACACCCACGGCGATGTGATGAGCCACTACACCAACGATACCGATACGCTGCAGCAGATGCTCTCGCAGTCGGTGCCGCAGATGTTCTCCTCGGCCATCACAATCATAGCCGTGCTCGCCGCCATGCTGATCACCAACGTGTGGCTGACGCTGTTCGTCATTCTCGGCGTGTTCGTCATGCTGCGCGTGACCGGCAAGATCGGCGGCAACTCCGCGAAGTTCTTCCTCGAGCAGCAGAAATCCCTCGGCAAGGTCAACGGCTATATCGAGGAAATGATCGGCGGGCAAAAGGTCGTCAAGGTATTTTGCCGCGAGGAAAAGTGCAAGGAGCAGTTTGACGAGATCAATGAAGAGCTGCGCCTAAACGCTACGAGCGCCAACACCTTCGCCAACATCCTGATGCCGATCATGATGAACATCGGCAACCTTTTGTACGTGCTGGTCGCGGTGGTCGGCGGCACGCTGGCGCTCGCGGGCGTTGGCGGCGGCATCACGCTGGGCGTGATCGCCTCCTTCCTGCAACTGACCAAGACGTTCACCCAACCGGTCAGCCAAATTTCGCAGCAGGTCAACTCCATCGTCATGGCGCTGGCGGGCGCGGAACGCATTTTCGATCTGATGGACGAGGAATCCGAGGTGGACGACGGCTACGTCACGCTGGTCAACGCCCGCATCAACGCGGACGGCAGCCTGTACGAAACGCCGGAAAAGACCAATGTTTGGGCTTGGAAGCACCCGCATGATGACGGCACGGTCACCTACGAGCGCGTGCAGGGCGACGTACGCTTTTTCGACGTGGATTTCGGCTATACCCCGGATAAGATCGTCTTGCACGATATTTCGCTGTTCGCCGAACCGGGCCAAAAGGTGGCCTTTGTCGGCGCGACCGGCGCGGGCAAAACCACGATTACCAACCTGATCAACCGCTTTTACGATTTGGCGGACGGTAAGATCCGGTACGACGGCATCAACATCAATAAGATCAAAAAGGCCGATTTGCGGCGCTCGCTCGGCATCGTTTTGCAGGATACCAACCTGTTCACCGGCACGATCCGCGACAACATCCGCTACGGCAACCTCGACGCCAACGATCAAGAGATCGAGGCGGCGGCCCAGCTTGCGGGCGCGGACGACTTTATCCGCCGCCTGCCCGAGGGGTACGATACCGAGATCGGCGGCGACGGCGGCAGCCTGTCGCAGGGCCAGCGCCAGCTGCTATCGATCGCCCGCGCGGCGGTGGCCGATCCCCCGGTTATGATTCTGGACGAAGCGACGAGCAGCATTGACACCCGCACCGAGTCCATCGTCCAGCGCGGCATGGACGGCCTGATGTATGGCCGCACGGTGTTTGTGATCGCGCATAGACTTAGTACCGTGCAGAACGCGGACGTCATTATGGTGCTGGAGCTTGGCCGCATCATCGAGCGCGGCAACCACGATCAACTGATCGCCGAGCACGGCAAGTACTACCAGCTGTACACCGGCGCGTTCGAGCTGGAATAA
- a CDS encoding helix-turn-helix domain-containing protein, with the protein MKLLMGQRLKKARISRGLTGEQLAELCHINATYLRQIEAERKTPSLPVFISLCDELKVSPTYLLTDVLIENELSDFGVLSDLWQSATPIQIQIVTAMVRSALEQM; encoded by the coding sequence ATGAAGCTATTGATGGGGCAACGCTTGAAAAAAGCACGAATCAGCCGTGGACTGACCGGCGAACAATTAGCGGAATTATGTCACATCAATGCGACTTATCTTCGCCAAATCGAAGCAGAGCGAAAGACGCCCAGTCTGCCGGTATTTATCAGCTTATGCGACGAACTTAAAGTATCGCCAACCTACTTGCTTACCGATGTGCTGATAGAAAACGAACTAAGCGATTTTGGCGTACTTTCAGATCTATGGCAGAGCGCAACGCCTATTCAAATTCAAATTGTCACCGCTATGGTGCGCAGCGCATTGGAGCAAATGTAG
- a CDS encoding MarR family winged helix-turn-helix transcriptional regulator produces the protein MKQRIGAELGMLNNLIKRQMACMMAGSDIDCITGMQSMVLHYLIQSEGQGDRFQKDIETQFAMRRSTATGILQLMEQHGLVRREQSAHDARLKRLVLTDKARALNQEIHQGLEATEALMQRGVTQEELEIWFAVCEKIRVNLEQYQREASEETKYDQTTGKMRARVQEGRAAHPVFRHTRGRDGGGHTDGDGAPDRPRHRRG, from the coding sequence GTGAAACAACGGATCGGCGCTGAGCTGGGCATGCTGAACAATCTGATCAAGCGCCAGATGGCGTGCATGATGGCCGGATCGGATATCGACTGCATCACCGGCATGCAATCGATGGTGCTGCACTATCTGATCCAGTCCGAGGGACAGGGCGACCGCTTCCAGAAGGATATCGAAACGCAATTTGCCATGCGCCGCTCGACAGCGACCGGCATTTTACAGCTCATGGAGCAGCATGGGCTGGTGCGGCGCGAGCAATCCGCGCACGACGCGCGCTTAAAACGTCTGGTTTTGACGGATAAGGCGCGGGCGCTGAATCAAGAGATCCATCAGGGCTTGGAAGCGACCGAGGCGCTCATGCAGCGCGGCGTGACACAGGAAGAGCTGGAAATTTGGTTTGCCGTATGTGAAAAAATACGGGTAAATCTGGAACAATACCAACGCGAGGCTTCGGAGGAGACAAAATATGATCAAACAACTGGCAAAATGCGTGCGCGAGTTCAAGAAGGACGCGCTGCTCACCCCGTTTTTCGTCATACTCGAGGTCGTGATGGAGGTGGTCATACCGACGGTGATGGCGCTCCTGATCGACCGCGGCATAGACGCGGGTAA